A DNA window from Ostrea edulis chromosome 5, xbOstEdul1.1, whole genome shotgun sequence contains the following coding sequences:
- the LOC125652091 gene encoding glutathionyl-hydroquinone reductase YqjG-like isoform X1 produces MTLNQMLNRLFKLPVANNSQQLVRILQRSIMDKGVKLEYVGTPGKSVIDKKGAFQRAQSAFRNWITADGSSGFKAESGRYHLYVSFACPWAHRTLIVRKLKGLEDVISVNVVDWLLNFETGWEFNEKRDASTSDTVNGKKFMKEVYKKADPDYNRSITVPVLWDKQKNTIVNNESSEIIRMLNSEFNAFCKTPEQKQLDLYPEDRRKEIDEVNEWIYPNINNGVYRSGFARSQEAYDEAVVALFEALDKVESILSKQRYLVGSCMTEADVRLFVTLVRFDKVYEQHFKCNKKRIIDYPNMWPYVRDIYQTEGIAETVNMEHIKNHYMVSHRSINPFGIVSIGPELDFNAPHDRNRTF; encoded by the exons ATGACTCTGAATCAAATGTTAAACCGACTCTTTAAACTTCCAGTCGCGAATAATTCGCAG CAATTAGTCAGGATCCTCCAACGGTCAATCATGGATAAAGGGGTAAAGCTGGAATACGTAGGGACCCCAGGGAAAAGTGTCATAGACAAAAAGGGAGCTTTCCAAAGGGCCCAGTCCGCCTTTAGAAACTGGATTACTG CTGATGGGTCGTCTGGATTTAAGGCGGAATCTGGCCGTTATCATCTGTATGTATCATTCGCTTGCCCTTGGGCGCACAGGACGCTGATCGTCCGGAAATTGAAGGGACTGGAAGACGTCATTTCCGTTAACGTCGTGGATTGGTTGCTTAATTTTGAAACTGGTTGGGAATTCAACGAAAAG aGAGATGCTAGCACCTCCGATACTGTAAATGGAAAAAAGTTCATGAAGGAGGTGTACAAAAAAGCAGATCCAG ATTATAATAGAAGTATTACTGTTCCTGTTCTTTGGGACAAACAAAAGAACACAATAGTAAACAACGAATCCAGCGAAATAATCAGAATGCTGAACTCCGAATTCAACGCCTTCTGTAAAACACCGGAGCAGAAACAATTGGATCTGTATCCAGAGGACCGACGAAAAGAGATTGATGAAGTAAATGAATGGATTTACCC GAATATCAACAATGGCGTCTACCGTTCGGGATTTGCCAGATCCCAAGAGGCATACGACGAGGCAGTGGTCGCTCTCTTCGAGGCACTGGATAAG GTAGAATCCATTTTGTCCAAACAGCGGTATTTAGTGGGATCGTGTATGACAGAGGCAGACGTTCGACTCTTTGTCACTCTCGTCCGTTTTGACAAAGTTTACGAACAGCACTTCAAG TGTAACAAGAAAAGAATAATCGACTACCCCAACATGTGGCCATATGTAAGAGATATCTACCAAACGGAAGGGATTGCAGAGACTGTAAATATGGAACATATCAAAAACCATTATATG GTGAGCCATCGTTCTATCAATCCTTTTGGAATAGTTTCCATTGGACCGGAGTTAGACTTCAACGCACCGCATGACAGGAATAGAACATTCTGA
- the LOC125652091 gene encoding glutathionyl-hydroquinone reductase YqjG-like isoform X2, which produces MDKGVKLEYVGTPGKSVIDKKGAFQRAQSAFRNWITADGSSGFKAESGRYHLYVSFACPWAHRTLIVRKLKGLEDVISVNVVDWLLNFETGWEFNEKRDASTSDTVNGKKFMKEVYKKADPDYNRSITVPVLWDKQKNTIVNNESSEIIRMLNSEFNAFCKTPEQKQLDLYPEDRRKEIDEVNEWIYPNINNGVYRSGFARSQEAYDEAVVALFEALDKVESILSKQRYLVGSCMTEADVRLFVTLVRFDKVYEQHFKCNKKRIIDYPNMWPYVRDIYQTEGIAETVNMEHIKNHYMVSHRSINPFGIVSIGPELDFNAPHDRNRTF; this is translated from the exons ATGGATAAAGGGGTAAAGCTGGAATACGTAGGGACCCCAGGGAAAAGTGTCATAGACAAAAAGGGAGCTTTCCAAAGGGCCCAGTCCGCCTTTAGAAACTGGATTACTG CTGATGGGTCGTCTGGATTTAAGGCGGAATCTGGCCGTTATCATCTGTATGTATCATTCGCTTGCCCTTGGGCGCACAGGACGCTGATCGTCCGGAAATTGAAGGGACTGGAAGACGTCATTTCCGTTAACGTCGTGGATTGGTTGCTTAATTTTGAAACTGGTTGGGAATTCAACGAAAAG aGAGATGCTAGCACCTCCGATACTGTAAATGGAAAAAAGTTCATGAAGGAGGTGTACAAAAAAGCAGATCCAG ATTATAATAGAAGTATTACTGTTCCTGTTCTTTGGGACAAACAAAAGAACACAATAGTAAACAACGAATCCAGCGAAATAATCAGAATGCTGAACTCCGAATTCAACGCCTTCTGTAAAACACCGGAGCAGAAACAATTGGATCTGTATCCAGAGGACCGACGAAAAGAGATTGATGAAGTAAATGAATGGATTTACCC GAATATCAACAATGGCGTCTACCGTTCGGGATTTGCCAGATCCCAAGAGGCATACGACGAGGCAGTGGTCGCTCTCTTCGAGGCACTGGATAAG GTAGAATCCATTTTGTCCAAACAGCGGTATTTAGTGGGATCGTGTATGACAGAGGCAGACGTTCGACTCTTTGTCACTCTCGTCCGTTTTGACAAAGTTTACGAACAGCACTTCAAG TGTAACAAGAAAAGAATAATCGACTACCCCAACATGTGGCCATATGTAAGAGATATCTACCAAACGGAAGGGATTGCAGAGACTGTAAATATGGAACATATCAAAAACCATTATATG GTGAGCCATCGTTCTATCAATCCTTTTGGAATAGTTTCCATTGGACCGGAGTTAGACTTCAACGCACCGCATGACAGGAATAGAACATTCTGA